In Eucalyptus grandis isolate ANBG69807.140 chromosome 4, ASM1654582v1, whole genome shotgun sequence, the following proteins share a genomic window:
- the LOC120292942 gene encoding receptor like protein 26-like: MAAKAKQVEQCKDQEGECEDENEEEEEDGDDNEARNYDREMGLLLFAGPKWTCTVGASLGLDAFHSVGLWHEWQRRFLEGLVTRMFTPWTQNCSPSTVKKKTMAHSHGQTASNFKRREVYAVKVFTVSSTVQSMFFNLHCEDQGVLTVTDSRHPKRREVYTVNLLTASFPKGIFPYALFRLPSLTTLYIGNNQNLSGILPKSNWTSPLEALSLWGTSFSGELPIQVFSNTSLGVIDLSNNKFRGSIPLPSPVTYYYSIASNNITGKIPSLICNATWLEIIDLSNNSLTGSLPWCLTNFGTNLSILNLRMNQLEGTIPPFFSLRSGLMTFDLSRNRFEGTLPQSLVKCRYLEVLDLSHNQIEDTFPRWLGTLPELKILVLRSNNLKGLLDIPRGAHLFPKLHILDLSNNSFSGPLPTNLMMNFKGMMNGENGHGESLYMTRSFQLATYENSVAVMMKGLEVELVRILTFLTIIDLSCNSFQGNIPEVIGHLHSLVGLNLSHNHLTGSIPPILGNLANLGWLDLSSNKLSGLISGKLGDLASLGYLNLSKNQLIGRIPQDKQLSTFSSNSFSGNPGLCGTPLPKVCPGDAQSPLPSSSSTFDRKGHESWLKKNTTWIGYASGIIIGISIAYIAFETQRPKWLTQGVRMLERGVAEWMEKPKGKAIKFH; this comes from the exons ATGGCTGCAAAGGCGAAACAGGTGGAGCAGTGCAAGGACCAG GAAGGCGAATGTGAAGacgaaaatgaagaagaagaagaggatggtGACGATAACGAAGCAAGGAATTACGATCGGGAGATGGGCCTCCTACTCTTCGCAGGTCCAAAGTGGACGTGTACTGTCGgcgcgagcctcggcctcgatGCATTCCACAGCGTGGGCCTCTGGCACGAATGGCAGAGGAGATTCCTCGAGGGCTTGGTGACAAGGATGTTCACACCGTGGACTCAGAATTGCAGTCCCAGCACAG tgaagaagaagacgatg GCTCACAGTCACGGACAGACGGCATCCAATTTCAAAAGGCGTGAAGTTTACGCCGTAAAGGTCTTCACGGTGTCCTCCACAGTCCAGAGTATGTTCTTCAATCTTCACTGTGAGGACCAAGGAGTCCTCACAGTCACGGACTCGCGACATCCAAAACGGCGTGAAGTTTACACTGTAAATCTCCTCACGGCTTCCTTCCCCAAA GGGATATTTCCTTATGCCCTTTTTCGATTACCGAGCCTCACTACTCTCTACATAGGTAACAACCAAAACTTGTCCGGGATTCTTCCCAAATCCAATTGGACTAGTCCTCTTGAGGCTTTGTCTCTCTGGGGTACAAGCTTTTCGGGAGAG TTGCCCATACAGGTTTTCTCAAACACCTCATTAGGTGTTATAGATTTGTCCAACAACAAGTTTAGAGGGTCAATTCCACTTCCATCTCCTGTCAcatattattattctattgcaAGTAATAACATAACCGGAAAGATCCCCTCTTTGATATGCAATGCCACCTGGCTCGAGATCATTGACTTGTCCAACAACAGCTTAACAGGTAGCTTGCCTTGGTGCTTAACAAATTTTGGCACCAATCTGTCAATTTTGAACTTGCGAATGAATCAGCTCGAGGGCacaattcctccatttttttctttgagaagtGGCTTGATGACTTTTGACTTGAGTCGAAATCGGTTTGAAGGTACATTGCCCCAGTCGCTTGTCAAATGTAGATATCTGGAAGTTCTGGATCTCAGTCACAATCAGATAGAGGATACATTTCCAAGATGGTTGGGAACACTCCCAGAACTAAAAATTCTCGTTTTAAGGTCCAACAATTTGAAGGGTCTTTTGGATATTCCTAGGGGAGCTCACCTCTTTCCCAAGTTACACATTTTGGACCTCTCTAACAATAGCTTTAGCGGTCCTTTGCCAACTAACTTGATGATGAACTTTAAAGGCATGATGAATGGCGAAAATGGGCATGGCGAATCATTGTATATGACACGATCTTTCCAATTGGCGACATACGAAAATTCGGTGGCCGTGATGATGAAAGGGCTAGAGGTTGAGCTAGTGAGGATCTTGACCTTCCTCACAATTATTGACTTGTCATGCAACTCTTTCCAAGGGAACATCCCTGAAGTTATTGGACATCTTCACTCTCTTGTAGGGCTCAACCTTTCTCATAACCATCTTACGGGTTCCATCCCACCGATTCTAGGGAACTTGGCTAATCTTGGATGgcttgatctttcttcaaacaagCTTAGTGGGTTGATTTCTGGAAAACTGGGAGATTTGGCTTCCCTTGGGTACTTAAACCTCTCGAAGAACCAACTTATCGGTCGAATTCCACAAGACAAGCAACTGAGCACATTTTCAAGTAACTCGTTTAGTGGGAATCCAGGCTTATGTGGAACTCCATTGCCAAAAGTATGCCCTGGCGATGCACAGTCTCCTTTGCCATCGTCCTCATCAACTTTTGACCGCAAAGGGCATGAGAGTTGGTTAAAAAAGAATACAACATGGATAGGCTATGCATCGGGAATCATAATTGGGATTTCAATAGCATACATTGCATTTGAAACACAAAGGCCCAAATGGCTCACACAAGGTGTGAGAATGCTGGAGAGAGGAGTAGCCGAGTGGATGGAAAAGCCAAAGGGGAAGGCCATCAAATTtcattga